The following proteins are encoded in a genomic region of Nicoliella spurrieriana:
- the rpsG gene encoding 30S ribosomal protein S7 gives MPRKGHVADREVLPDPIYNSKLVTSLINHLMLDGKRGTASKILYGAFEMIKEETGNDPVEVFEEAMKNVMPVLEVKARRVGGANYQVPIEVRPGRRTTLGLRWITNYSRLRGEHTMTERLGREIMDAANNTGASVKKREDTHKMAEANRAFAHYRW, from the coding sequence ATGCCAAGAAAAGGACATGTTGCGGATCGCGAAGTACTTCCTGATCCAATTTACAATTCAAAGTTGGTTACCAGCTTAATTAACCATTTAATGTTGGATGGTAAGAGAGGAACTGCATCAAAGATTTTATATGGTGCATTCGAAATGATCAAAGAAGAAACTGGAAACGATCCAGTCGAAGTATTCGAGGAAGCAATGAAGAACGTTATGCCTGTACTTGAAGTTAAGGCACGGCGTGTTGGTGGTGCTAACTACCAAGTTCCAATCGAAGTTCGCCCTGGTCGTCGGACTACTTTAGGTCTTCGTTGGATTACTAACTACTCACGTTTACGTGGTGAACATACTATGACTGAACGTCTTGGACGTGAAATTATGGATGCTGCTAACAATACTGGTGCTTCCGTTAAGAAACGTGAAGACACTCATAAGATGGCTGAAGCTAACCGTGCATTTGCACATTACCGTTGGTAA
- the fusA gene encoding elongation factor G, with the protein MANKREFPLDKTRNIGITAHIDAGKTTATERILYYTGITHKIGETHDGASQMDWMEQEQERGITITSAATTAQWKGYRVNIIDTPGHVDFTAEVERSLRVLDGSITVLDAAAGVEPQTETVWRQASEYNVPRIVFANKMDKLGADFDMSVASLHERLDANAHAVQMPIGAEDNFEGMVDLIEMKAYLYDEDKLGSEWDTVEIPDDLKEESQKRHDELVEAVADVDEDIMNKYLEGEEITKDELKAAIRKATLNLEFYPVLAGSAFKNKGIQMMLDAVLDYLPSPLDVRPYKATDPDTGEEVELKADDNKPFAALAFKIMTDPFVGRLTFIRVYRGSLESGSYVLNATKDKRERVGRLLQMHSNHRKEIPEVFSGDIAAAIGLKNTTTGDSLTDPKHPLHLESMEFPDPVISVSVEPKTKADQDKMNTALQKLAEEDPTFKAETNPETGETIISGMGELHLNIIVDRMKREFNVEATIGAPQVAYREAFTKPTKAQGKFIRQSGGKGQYGDVWIEFTPNEAGKGFEFEDAIVGGVVPREFIPSVEQGLKESMANGVLAGYPLIDVKAKLYDGSYHDVDSSEAAFKIAASIALRNAAKTAGPVILEPIMKVDIVVPEDNMGDVMGQVTARRGNVDGMESRSKAQLIHAFVPLSEMFGYATTLRSATQGRGTFSMSFDHYSPVPKAIQEEIIKKNGGNAE; encoded by the coding sequence ATGGCTAACAAACGTGAATTCCCACTTGACAAGACCCGTAATATTGGGATTACTGCCCATATTGATGCTGGTAAGACTACCGCTACTGAACGGATCTTATACTACACTGGAATTACCCACAAAATTGGTGAAACCCATGATGGTGCTTCACAAATGGACTGGATGGAACAAGAACAAGAACGTGGTATTACTATCACTTCTGCTGCAACTACTGCTCAATGGAAGGGTTACCGAGTAAACATTATCGATACCCCAGGACACGTGGACTTTACTGCCGAAGTTGAACGTTCACTACGGGTTCTTGACGGTTCAATTACCGTTTTAGATGCTGCCGCTGGTGTTGAACCACAAACCGAAACTGTTTGGCGTCAAGCTTCTGAATACAATGTTCCACGGATCGTTTTTGCTAACAAGATGGATAAGCTTGGTGCTGACTTTGATATGTCAGTAGCATCACTTCACGAACGTTTGGATGCTAACGCACATGCTGTTCAAATGCCAATCGGTGCCGAAGATAATTTCGAAGGTATGGTTGATTTAATCGAAATGAAGGCATACCTTTACGATGAAGATAAACTTGGTTCAGAATGGGATACTGTTGAAATTCCTGATGATTTAAAGGAAGAATCACAAAAGCGTCATGATGAATTAGTTGAAGCAGTGGCTGATGTTGATGAAGACATCATGAACAAGTACCTTGAAGGTGAAGAAATCACTAAGGACGAGTTAAAAGCTGCAATTCGTAAGGCTACTCTTAACCTTGAATTCTACCCAGTACTAGCTGGTTCAGCATTTAAGAATAAGGGAATTCAAATGATGCTTGATGCAGTCCTTGACTACCTTCCTTCACCATTAGATGTTCGTCCATACAAGGCGACTGATCCAGATACTGGTGAAGAAGTTGAATTGAAGGCTGATGACAACAAGCCATTCGCTGCCCTTGCATTTAAGATCATGACTGATCCATTCGTTGGGCGGTTAACATTTATTCGTGTTTACCGTGGAAGTTTGGAATCAGGTTCATATGTATTAAACGCAACTAAGGACAAGCGTGAACGTGTTGGTCGTTTACTACAAATGCACTCTAACCACCGGAAAGAAATCCCAGAAGTATTCTCAGGTGATATTGCTGCTGCTATCGGTTTGAAGAACACTACTACTGGTGATTCATTAACTGATCCAAAGCACCCATTACACCTTGAATCAATGGAATTCCCTGACCCAGTTATTAGTGTTTCTGTTGAACCTAAGACTAAGGCTGACCAAGACAAGATGAACACTGCTTTACAAAAACTTGCTGAAGAAGATCCTACTTTTAAGGCTGAAACTAACCCTGAAACTGGTGAAACCATTATCTCAGGAATGGGAGAACTTCACTTGAACATCATTGTTGATCGGATGAAACGTGAATTTAACGTTGAAGCTACTATTGGTGCTCCACAAGTTGCTTATCGTGAAGCATTCACTAAGCCAACTAAGGCTCAAGGTAAGTTCATTCGTCAATCTGGTGGTAAGGGTCAATACGGGGACGTTTGGATTGAATTTACTCCAAATGAAGCCGGTAAAGGATTCGAATTCGAAGATGCTATCGTTGGTGGGGTTGTTCCTCGTGAATTTATCCCTTCAGTTGAACAAGGTTTGAAGGAATCAATGGCAAACGGTGTCCTTGCTGGTTACCCATTGATTGATGTTAAGGCCAAGTTATACGATGGTAGTTACCATGATGTCGATTCTAGTGAAGCTGCATTTAAGATTGCTGCTTCAATTGCTTTAAGAAATGCTGCTAAGACTGCTGGTCCAGTTATTCTTGAACCAATTATGAAGGTTGATATCGTTGTTCCAGAAGATAACATGGGTGATGTTATGGGACAAGTTACCGCTCGTCGTGGTAATGTTGATGGAATGGAAAGCCGTTCGAAGGCTCAATTGATTCATGCTTTCGTTCCACTTTCTGAAATGTTTGGTTACGCAACGACATTGCGTTCAGCAACTCAAGGTCGTGGTACATTCTCAATGAGCTTTGACCACTACTCACCAGTTCCTAAGGCCATTCAAGAAGAAATCATCAAGAAGAACGGCGGAAACGCTGAATAA
- the rpsJ gene encoding 30S ribosomal protein S10, with translation MAKQKIRIRLKAYEHRILDQSAEKIVATAQRTGAKISGPIPLPTDRTVYTLLASPHKFKKSREQFEMLTHKRLIDILNPTPKTVDSLMKLDLPSGVDIEIKL, from the coding sequence ATGGCAAAACAAAAAATTCGTATTCGATTAAAGGCTTATGAACACCGCATTTTAGATCAATCTGCTGAAAAGATTGTCGCTACGGCTCAAAGAACTGGTGCCAAGATTTCTGGTCCAATTCCATTGCCTACTGATCGGACTGTTTACACTCTTTTAGCTTCACCACATAAGTTTAAGAAGTCACGTGAACAATTCGAAATGTTAACTCACAAACGTTTAATCGACATCTTGAATCCAACACCTAAAACTGTTGATTCATTGATGAAACTTGATCTACCAAGTGGAGTAGATATCGAAATCAAATTATAA
- the rplC gene encoding 50S ribosomal protein L3: MTKKGILGKKVGMTQVFSENGELTPVTVIDVTPNVVLQKKTTENDGYEAIQVGFDDKKAVRSNKPEKGHAAKAKTNPKRFIKEIRDVELGDYNVADEVKADVFQAGDIVDVTGISKGHGYQGNIHKDGQSRGPETHGSRYHRRPGSLGSIINRVVKGMKLPGRMGNNTVTVQNLEIVKADTDNNVLLVKGNVPGAKKSFLVVRSAARGSKK, translated from the coding sequence ATGACCAAAAAAGGAATCTTAGGTAAAAAAGTAGGAATGACTCAAGTATTCAGTGAAAATGGTGAATTAACTCCAGTTACTGTTATTGATGTTACTCCTAATGTTGTTTTGCAAAAGAAGACCACTGAAAATGATGGTTACGAAGCAATTCAAGTTGGTTTTGACGACAAAAAAGCTGTTCGTTCAAATAAACCAGAAAAAGGTCATGCAGCAAAAGCAAAGACTAATCCTAAGCGCTTCATTAAAGAAATTCGAGATGTTGAGCTTGGTGATTACAATGTAGCAGATGAAGTAAAGGCAGATGTCTTCCAAGCAGGTGACATCGTTGATGTTACTGGTATCTCAAAGGGTCATGGATACCAAGGTAACATTCATAAAGATGGTCAATCGCGTGGACCTGAAACTCATGGTTCTAGATACCACCGTCGTCCTGGTTCATTAGGTTCAATCATTAACCGTGTTGTTAAGGGTATGAAGCTACCAGGTCGGATGGGTAACAATACTGTTACCGTTCAAAACCTTGAAATTGTTAAGGCTGACACTGATAACAACGTTTTACTTGTTAAGGGTAACGTTCCAGGTGCCAAAAAATCATTTTTAGTAGTTAGATCTGCAGCTCGTGGGTCTAAAAAATAA
- the rplD gene encoding 50S ribosomal protein L4: protein MTSVALYKQDGSKNGNVDLNDAIFNIEPNDSVVFDTITMQRASQRQGTHAVKNRSAVRGGGKKPWRQKGTGRARQGSIRSPQWRGGGIVFGPTPRSYAYHLPKKVTRLAVKSVLSEKVANDNFVVVDSLAFSAPKTKDFSNLLKNLDATTKTLVVLEDDNENAALSARNLENVTVISAKGVNTLDVVHSDKVVITKAALSQVEEVLA from the coding sequence ATGACAAGCGTAGCATTATACAAACAAGATGGTAGTAAAAATGGAAATGTTGACTTAAATGACGCCATTTTTAATATCGAACCAAACGATAGTGTTGTATTTGATACAATTACTATGCAACGTGCATCACAACGTCAAGGTACTCATGCTGTTAAAAACAGAAGTGCCGTTCGTGGTGGTGGTAAGAAGCCATGGCGTCAAAAGGGTACTGGTCGTGCTCGTCAAGGTTCCATTCGTTCACCACAATGGCGTGGCGGTGGAATTGTGTTCGGACCTACTCCTCGTTCATACGCATACCACCTTCCAAAGAAAGTTACTCGTTTAGCTGTTAAATCTGTTCTTTCTGAAAAGGTTGCTAACGATAACTTTGTTGTTGTTGATTCATTAGCATTTAGTGCTCCTAAGACTAAGGACTTCAGCAATTTATTAAAGAATTTAGACGCTACTACTAAGACTTTAGTTGTTTTAGAAGATGACAATGAAAATGCTGCTTTATCAGCACGTAACTTAGAAAATGTTACTGTAATCAGCGCTAAGGGTGTTAATACTCTTGATGTTGTTCACAGTGACAAGGTTGTTATCACTAAGGCTGCTCTTTCTCAAGTAGAGGAGGTGCTCGCATAA
- the rplW gene encoding 50S ribosomal protein L23 produces MESRDIILRPVITEATTALMDDKRYTFDVDVRATKTQVKKAIEDIFDVKVVKVNIMNLKGKKKRQGSFIGYTKKRRKAIVTLSSDSKEIQLFSEK; encoded by the coding sequence ATGGAATCACGCGATATCATTTTGCGTCCTGTTATCACTGAAGCAACTACTGCTTTAATGGATGACAAACGTTATACATTTGATGTAGACGTACGGGCAACTAAGACGCAAGTTAAAAAGGCAATTGAAGACATCTTTGATGTTAAAGTTGTTAAAGTAAACATTATGAATCTTAAGGGTAAGAAGAAGCGCCAAGGATCATTCATTGGTTATACTAAGAAACGTCGTAAGGCGATTGTTACCTTATCTTCTGACTCAAAGGAAATTCAATTATTTAGTGAAAAATAA
- the rplB gene encoding 50S ribosomal protein L2 — translation MALKKYKPTSNGRRNMTSLNYKEVITTEKPEKSLLAAKKHQAGRNNSGRMTVRHRGGGNKNQYRIIDFKRNKDDVMATVQSIQYDPNRTANIALLVYTDGVKSYILAPKGLKVGDKVESGVNADIKVGNALPLNKIPVGSIIHNIELKPGKGGQLVRSAGGSAQLLGNEGKYALVKLSSGEVRMILSVNRATIGSVGNEEHGLVNTGKAGRTRYKGQRPHVRGSVMNPNDHPHGGGEGKAPVGYPSPLSPWHKKTVGKKTRSKRARSNKMIVRRRKGSKM, via the coding sequence TTGGCACTTAAAAAGTACAAACCAACCAGTAATGGTCGTCGTAATATGACTAGCCTTAACTATAAGGAAGTTATTACGACTGAAAAGCCTGAAAAGTCTTTATTGGCTGCCAAGAAACACCAAGCTGGTCGTAATAACTCTGGCCGCATGACTGTTCGTCATCGTGGTGGTGGTAACAAGAACCAATACCGTATCATTGACTTCAAGCGTAACAAAGATGATGTTATGGCTACGGTTCAATCAATCCAATATGATCCTAACCGGACTGCTAACATTGCTTTGTTAGTATACACTGATGGGGTTAAATCATACATCCTTGCTCCTAAGGGACTTAAGGTTGGCGATAAGGTTGAATCAGGTGTAAATGCTGATATTAAAGTTGGTAATGCTTTACCATTGAACAAAATCCCAGTTGGTAGTATTATTCATAACATCGAATTAAAGCCTGGTAAGGGTGGTCAATTAGTTCGTTCTGCTGGTGGTTCAGCTCAATTATTAGGTAACGAAGGTAAGTATGCTTTAGTTAAGCTATCATCTGGTGAAGTTCGAATGATTCTTTCTGTTAACCGTGCTACTATTGGTAGTGTTGGTAATGAAGAACATGGACTAGTTAATACTGGTAAAGCCGGTCGTACTCGTTACAAGGGTCAACGTCCACATGTTCGTGGTTCTGTAATGAACCCTAATGATCATCCACATGGTGGTGGGGAAGGTAAAGCACCTGTTGGGTACCCATCTCCATTATCACCATGGCACAAGAAGACTGTTGGAAAGAAGACTCGTTCTAAGCGTGCTCGTTCTAACAAGATGATTGTTCGTCGTCGTAAAGGTTCAAAGATGTAA
- the rpsS gene encoding 30S ribosomal protein S19 — MSRSLKKGPFADASLLKKIDAQKDSDKKSVIKTWSRRSTIFPSFIGYTIAVYNGRRHVPVYVQEDMVGHKLGEFVPTRTFHGHAKGDDKKTV, encoded by the coding sequence ATGAGTCGTAGTTTAAAGAAGGGACCATTCGCTGATGCCAGTCTTCTAAAGAAGATTGATGCTCAAAAAGATTCTGACAAGAAGTCAGTAATTAAAACTTGGTCTCGTCGGTCAACTATTTTTCCAAGCTTTATTGGTTATACTATTGCTGTTTATAACGGAAGAAGACACGTTCCCGTTTACGTTCAAGAAGACATGGTAGGACACAAGCTTGGTGAATTCGTACCAACCCGTACTTTCCATGGTCACGCTAAGGGTGACGATAAGAAAACTGTTTAA
- the rplV gene encoding 50S ribosomal protein L22 has translation MAEQVTSAKATARTVRIAARKVRLVVDLIRGKSVAEASAILKFTPRGASPVVSKVLMSAVANAENNFDLDREDLVVSEAYVNEGPTLKRFRPRAKGSASPINKRTSHITVVVSEK, from the coding sequence ATGGCTGAACAAGTTACATCAGCAAAAGCTACTGCAAGAACTGTTCGTATTGCCGCTCGTAAGGTCCGCCTTGTAGTTGATCTTATTAGAGGGAAGAGCGTGGCAGAAGCCAGTGCAATCTTGAAATTCACTCCCCGGGGTGCTTCTCCAGTTGTATCAAAGGTTCTTATGTCAGCTGTAGCTAATGCAGAAAATAATTTTGATTTAGATCGTGAAGACTTAGTTGTAAGTGAAGCATATGTAAATGAAGGACCAACCTTAAAGCGTTTCCGTCCTCGTGCAAAGGGTTCAGCTTCACCAATTAACAAGAGAACTAGTCATATCACTGTCGTAGTTTCTGAAAAGTAG
- the rpsC gene encoding 30S ribosomal protein S3, whose protein sequence is MGQKVNPNGFRVGIIRDWEAKWYAEHDFAANLKEDLQIRKYIAERLSDASVSTVEIERAAKRVNVSIHTAKPGMVIGKGGSEVESLRKQLNSLTGKRVHINIIEIKKPDLDAILVGENIAAQLEGRVAFRRAMRQAMQRSVRSGAKGIKTQVAGRLNGADMARIESYADGTVPLHTLRADIDYSWEEAHTTYGAIGVKTWIYRGEVLPGQAAVNNDVPANNNNNNRRNNNRRNNNRKGGE, encoded by the coding sequence GTGGGTCAAAAAGTAAATCCAAACGGATTCCGTGTGGGTATCATCCGTGATTGGGAAGCAAAATGGTATGCTGAACATGATTTTGCTGCTAATCTTAAGGAAGATCTCCAAATCCGTAAATATATCGCAGAAAGACTTTCTGATGCTTCTGTTTCTACTGTAGAAATTGAACGTGCTGCAAAGCGTGTTAACGTTTCTATTCATACTGCAAAACCTGGTATGGTTATTGGTAAGGGTGGATCCGAAGTTGAAAGTCTTCGTAAGCAATTAAATTCATTAACTGGTAAGCGTGTGCACATCAACATTATCGAAATCAAGAAACCTGATTTAGATGCAATTCTTGTTGGTGAAAACATTGCTGCTCAACTTGAGGGTCGTGTGGCCTTTCGTCGTGCAATGCGTCAAGCAATGCAACGTAGTGTTCGTTCAGGAGCTAAGGGAATTAAAACCCAAGTTGCTGGTCGTTTAAATGGTGCTGACATGGCTCGTATCGAATCATATGCTGATGGAACTGTTCCATTGCATACTTTACGTGCCGACATTGATTATTCATGGGAAGAAGCACACACTACTTATGGTGCTATTGGTGTTAAGACTTGGATCTATCGTGGTGAAGTTTTACCAGGCCAAGCTGCAGTAAACAATGATGTTCCTGCAAACAACAATAACAACAACCGTCGTAACAATAATCGTCGTAATAATAACCGTAAAGGAGGGGAATAA
- the rplP gene encoding 50S ribosomal protein L16: protein MLVPKRVKHRREHRGKLRGRAKGGRSVAFGTYGLQSLDSHWITNRQIEACRVAITRYMKRGGKVWIKIFPHKSYTEKGVGVRMGNGKGAPAGWVAPVKRGKVLFEVGETSDEVAKEALRLAAMKLPVRTKIVKKEVGGESNEG, encoded by the coding sequence ATGCTAGTACCAAAACGTGTAAAGCATCGTCGTGAACATCGTGGTAAATTACGTGGTCGCGCTAAGGGTGGTAGATCAGTTGCTTTCGGAACTTATGGTTTACAATCATTAGATTCTCACTGGATTACCAACAGACAAATCGAAGCTTGTCGTGTTGCTATCACTCGTTACATGAAGCGTGGTGGGAAAGTTTGGATTAAAATTTTCCCTCATAAATCATATACTGAAAAAGGTGTCGGAGTTCGTATGGGTAATGGTAAAGGTGCTCCTGCTGGATGGGTTGCTCCTGTTAAACGTGGTAAGGTGTTGTTTGAAGTTGGCGAAACTTCTGACGAAGTTGCCAAAGAAGCTTTACGTTTAGCTGCTATGAAGCTTCCTGTACGTACTAAGATTGTTAAAAAGGAAGTAGGTGGCGAATCAAATGAAGGCTAA
- the rpmC gene encoding 50S ribosomal protein L29: MKAKEINELTTDQMHEKEQGYKEELFNLRFQLATGQLENTARLKQVRKNIARIKTALRQKELNK, encoded by the coding sequence ATGAAGGCTAAAGAAATTAATGAATTAACCACTGATCAAATGCACGAAAAAGAACAAGGTTACAAAGAAGAATTGTTTAACCTTCGTTTTCAATTGGCTACTGGACAATTGGAAAATACTGCAAGATTAAAACAAGTTCGTAAGAACATTGCACGTATTAAGACTGCACTTCGTCAAAAAGAATTAAACAAGTAA
- the rpsQ gene encoding 30S ribosomal protein S17 yields MSEERNERKVYRGRVVSDKMDKTISVIVETTKTHSTYGKRVKYSKKYKAHDEKNEAKNGDIVEIMETRPLSATKHFRLVNIVEKAVTI; encoded by the coding sequence ATGAGCGAAGAACGTAATGAACGCAAGGTATACCGTGGTCGTGTTGTTTCTGACAAGATGGATAAGACTATTTCTGTAATTGTTGAAACTACTAAGACTCATTCAACTTACGGTAAGCGGGTTAAGTATTCAAAGAAATATAAAGCACATGATGAAAAGAATGAAGCTAAGAATGGCGACATTGTTGAAATTATGGAAACTCGACCATTATCAGCCACTAAGCATTTCCGCTTAGTTAACATTGTTGAAAAGGCTGTTACTATCTAG
- the rplN gene encoding 50S ribosomal protein L14, giving the protein MIQQESRLKVADNSGAREILTIKVLGGSSRRYAGIGDTIVATVKQATPGGVVKKGDVVRAVIVRTKSVSRRKDGSYIRFDENAAVIVNDDKSPRGTRIFGPVARELRDNNFMKIVSLAPETL; this is encoded by the coding sequence GTGATTCAACAAGAAAGTCGTTTAAAAGTTGCCGATAACTCAGGTGCTCGTGAAATTTTAACTATTAAAGTTTTAGGTGGATCAAGCAGACGTTATGCAGGAATCGGTGATACTATTGTTGCTACTGTAAAACAAGCAACACCAGGTGGCGTTGTCAAAAAGGGTGACGTTGTTAGAGCTGTTATTGTTAGAACTAAGTCTGTATCTCGTCGTAAAGACGGTTCATACATTCGTTTTGACGAAAACGCTGCTGTTATCGTTAATGATGACAAGAGCCCTCGTGGAACTCGTATTTTCGGACCAGTTGCACGTGAATTACGTGACAACAATTTCATGAAGATCGTTTCACTAGCTCCTGAAACACTATAA
- the rplX gene encoding 50S ribosomal protein L24: MLIKTGDKVRVISGKDKGKEGTVTKTIASNDRVVVEGVNIVKKHQKASQTNPQGGINDVEAPIHVSNVMIIDPSNNEPTKIGIREDNGKKVRFSKKTNTALD, from the coding sequence ATGTTAATTAAAACTGGTGACAAAGTTCGTGTAATCAGTGGTAAAGACAAGGGTAAAGAAGGAACTGTTACTAAGACTATTGCCTCAAACGATCGCGTAGTAGTTGAAGGTGTTAACATCGTTAAGAAGCATCAAAAAGCTTCACAAACTAACCCACAAGGTGGGATTAATGATGTAGAAGCACCTATTCATGTTTCTAACGTTATGATCATTGACCCTTCTAATAACGAACCTACTAAGATCGGTATCAGAGAAGATAACGGTAAGAAAGTTCGTTTTTCAAAGAAAACTAATACTGCACTTGATTAA